Part of the Pseudodesulfovibrio mercurii genome is shown below.
CAGCGCCCGGTTTCCGGGGCTTTCGGGCGTATGGGCACAGTGGCCCGGAGGGGCCGGACGGGCCGCTTGAACGGTCCGTTCCGAGTGAATATACCCCTCAATTTATAATATCTCCATTCTATCCTGAGGAAGAGACTGTGCCCCGTGAGGCCTAGTTCGGCCAATTCTCATTCATTGCCAATCCAGAGAAGGGGGCAGATCCATGTTGAAGAATCTTCGCCTGGGCGTGAAGCTGGGCATCGGTTTTGGAATCGTCCTGGTGCTGACGGCCGCCATCGCCGTCGTCAGCTTCCTGGGCATGTCGAGCGTGCGGGATCGCGTTGACAAGGCGGACGACGCCAACCGGCTTGTCCGCTTCATTCTCGAAGGGCGCATTCAGGAAAAGAATTTCATGCTCCGGGGCGACGCCAAGAATCTTGAGGCCCACGCCGCGGTCCTCAAGAATCTCTTTGCCCAGGCGGCCGCGACCAGCGACAAGTTCGCCAACCAGGCCAACAAGGACCAGATGACCGCCACCGCCACGGCGGTCAAGGAATACGAAAAGGCCTTTGCCGACTACACGGCCCTGGAGAAAAAGAAAAACGACAACCTGGCCGGGATGCGCGAGAGCGCCAACACGGCCCTGAAACTGGCCGAGGCGCTGCGCAGCGAACAGAAGGGGCAGTTCTCCGCCCTGCTCGCCTCGGGCACGGCCCCCCGGTCCGATCTGGAGGCCAAGCTGGCCAAGGCGGACGACGCCAACCGGATCATCAAGCTGCTCCTGGACGCGCGCAAGAACGAGAAGGAATACATCGTCTCCGGGAACGGCACCTACCATGACGCCAACCTGGAGGACATGCGCAACATCCTGTCCCTGACCACCGACCTGGAGACCCGCTTCAACGACCAGCGCAATCTGGATCAGCTCAAGCGCGTCGCCGAGGCCGTGACCAACTACAGGAAGGGATTCGAGACCTTTTACCAGTGCGTGCAGAGCCAGACCATGGCCGAGGACGCCATGGTCAAGGCCGCCCGAACCGCCGACGAGGTCTGCCGCCAGGCGCGCGCCGAGCAGAAGCAGGCCATGCTCGACGACATGGCCTTGGCCAACCTCCTGGGCATGAGCGCGGCGGGCGCGTCCCTGCTCATCGGCCTGGCCGCCGCCATTCTCCTGACCCTGTCCATCACCCGGCCCGTGGCCAAGGGCGTGCGCTTTGCCGAAGGCATGGCCGACGGCGACTTCACCCGCATGCTGGACGTGGACCAGAAGGACGAAATCGGCGTGCTGGCGGCGGCCCTGAACAACATGGTCGTCAAGCTGCGCGAGGTGGTTCAGACCGTGGGCGAGGCCTCGGAAAACATCGCCTCGGGCAGCGAGGAGCTTTCCGCCTCGGCCGAATCCCTGGCCCAGGGGGCCACGGAACAGGCCGCGGCCATCGAGGAGGTCTCGTCCTCCATGGAGCAGATGGCGGCCAACATCGGCCAGAACGCCCACAACGCCCGGCAGACCGAGGACCTGGCCAACAAGGCGGCCGACGACGCCCGCGAGAGCGGCGAGTCCGTGGTCAAGACCGTGGAGGCCATGAACAGCATCGCCGAAAAGATCTCCATCATCGAGGAAATCGCCCGGCAGACCAACCTCCTGGCCCTGAATGCGGCCATCGAGGCGGCCCGGGCCGGGGAGCACGGCAAGGGATTCGCCGTGGTCGCGGCCGAGGTGCGCAAGCTGGCCGAACGCAGCGGCGTGGCCGCGGCCGAGATCAGCGAGCTGTCGAGCAGCAGCCTGGCCGTGGCCGACAAGGCCGGGCGGATGCTGCGTCAGCTGGTGCCCGACATCGAAAAGACCGCCTCCCTGGTCCAGGAGATCACCGCGTCGAGCAACGAGCAGAACGCGGGCGCGACCCAGATCACCCAGGCCATCGGGCAGCTGGACCAGGTCATCCAGCAGAACGCCTCGGCCTCGGAGGAGATGGCCTCCACCAGCGAGGAGCTCTCGGCCCAAGGCCAGGAGTTGCAGTCCACCATGGCCTTCTTCAACGTGGGCGACGGCCCGACCGTTCAGATCCATGCCGCCCCGGCCCGCCCCCGGCCCCTGCCCGGCGCGACCCGCTCCGCCCGGCAGTCCCCCCCGGCCCTGGACCAGGGGACCGAGGGCTTCGAACGGTTCTAGCCGGACGCGACCGACACGCATGACGGGGCGCGGCATCCATGACGGGTGCCGCGCCCTTTTTCCGGTTTTTGTGAACTTGCCATTCGGGCCAAAAGGTCTTACTCCTCTTCCCTTCAACGACCACCCATGGAGTAATAAGACATGGCCCAGCTTGGACCCCATATATCGATCTCGGACGAACAGCTTATCACCCGCGCCTTCGGGGTGGTGGACATGGAGCAGTTTCAGCACTGGCCCGAAAAGGTCAAGAAACTCGCCTCGAACCTGGCCGCCGAGCTGTTCCTGGTGCGCTACAACCCGTTCATCGACCCGGAGCTGGTGCGCACGGCCGTGGACCGGCGGCTGAACATGTCCCGGCCCATGCTCGACCGGGAGTTCGCCACCATCCTGACCAAGGGCATCGAACTGTTCTGGGAGCGCCACGGCCGCGAGATGGCCTTCCGCGACGAGATCATCGCCCGGCTCAGGAAATTCATGCCCGAGGACGCCATCGGGGACGAGGCCCACTCGCGCATCGAGTCGGCCACGGACGCCACGGACCTGCGCATGGAGCTGCCCATGCTCGTGCTCTTTCCCGAGAACGAGGCGCAGATCCAGGGGATCGTCAAGCTGGCCAACGAGATGCGCTTCGGGGTCATCCCGCGCGGCGGCGGCACGGGCGCGACCGGCGGGGCCATCCCGGCCGAGGCGCGCTGCGTGATCCTGTCCCTGTCCCGCTTCAAGGACATCCTGAACATCGACCCCGAGGCGCGGACCATGACCGCCCAGTCCGGGGTGATCACCCTGAACGCCATCCAGGCCGCGGCCAAGAAGGGACTGCTCTTCACCGTGGACCCGGCCTCCAAGGCGGGCTCGTCGCTCGGCGGCAACATCTCGGAAAACGCGGGCGGGCCCTTCGCCTTCGAATACGGCACGACCATCGACAACATCCTGAGCTACCGCATGGTCCGGCCCGACGGCTCGCTCATCGAGGTCCGGCGCAAGGACCATCCGCGCCACAAGATCTATCCCTTCGACACGGCCGTGTTCGAGATTCTGGACGAGAAGGGGCGGCTCACGGACACGGTCACCCTCAAGGGCGACGAGATACGCGGCCCCGGCCTGGGCAAGGACGTGTCCAACAAGTACCTGGGCGGCCTGCCCGGCGTGCAGAAGGAAGGCACGGACGGGATCATCACCACGGCCACCTTCGTCTGCTACCCCACCCTGGCCCACTCCCGGGTCCTCTGCCTGGAATTTTTCGGCCGCTCCATGGGCAACGCCATGCTGGTCATCAAGGATGTGGTCGCCATGCGCGACGCCATCCGCGAGGAGGGCGACCTGGTCAAGATATCGGCGCTGGAGGAGTTCGGGCCCAAGTACGTCCAGGCCATCGAGTACCAGACCAAGTCCACCCAGTACGAGGGCGACCCCATCTCGGTCATCATCATGCAGCTCGACTCGGACGACAAGGAGGCCCTGGACGCGGCCTGCCAGACCGTCCTCGCCCTGGCCCAGCCCTACGACGGCGTGGACATCTTCGCCGCCCGCGACGAGCGCGAGGCCGAGCTGTTCTGGGAGGACCGCCACAAGCTGTCCGCCATCGCCCGGCGCACCTCGGGGTTCAAGATCAACGAGGACGTGGTCATCCCCATGGAGGTCATCCCGCAGTTCTCGGAATTTCTCGAGGACCTGAACCTCGTCTACCTGGCCAAGATTTACTCGGCCACCCTGGACAAGGCCGTGGACCTGGAGGGGGTCAACCCCGACGACGCGGACGTGAAGGAGGCGCGCGGGCGCATCCGGGCCATCCTGGACGGCGAAATCACCTCCCGCGACGTCTCGGACGTGGAGCAGGAGGCCCAGTGCCGGTTCCTGTTCCTCAAGCTGCGCGACACCTACCCGAAGCTCGACCGCGAGATCAAGGCGCTGTGGCAGGAGCTGCAGCTCAAGCGCATCGTCATCGCCAACCATATGCACGCGGGCGACGGCAACTGCCACGTCAACCTGCCGGTCAACTCCAACGACGCCGAAATGCTGGCCGCCGCCCACGAGGCCGCGGACACGGTCATGTCCAAGGTCCTGGAGATGGGCGGCCAGGTGTCCGGCGAGCACGGCATCGGCATCACCAAGATCGGCTTTCTGAGCGACGAAAAGATCAAGGCCCTGGCCGAATACCGCAAGGTCGTGGACCCCAACGGGGTCTTCAACCCCGGCAAGCTCACGTCCCGGACCCTGCCGAGCACGCCCTTCACCTTCTCCTTCAACCGGCTCATCCAAGACCTGGACGGCACGGCCCTGAAGGACAAGGAGGCCCTCATGGGGCTCCTGAAGAACATCCAGACCTGCACCCGTTGCGGCAAGTGCAAGCAGGTCTGCCCCATGTACCAGCCCGCGCGCGGGCTCATGTACCACCCGCGCAACAAGAACATCGCGCTCGGCGCGCTCATCGAGGGCATCTACTACTCGCAGATCCAGACCGGCGAGCCCGCCCATGAACTGATGAAGGAACTGCGCGACCTCATGGACCACTGCACGGCCTGCGGCAAGTGCCAGGCCGCCTGCCCGGTCAAGATCGACTCGGCCGGGGCCGCCCTGTCCATGCGCTCCTTCCTCGACTCCAAGGGCAAGTCCGGCCACCCGCTCAAGCAGATCGTGCTGCGCAACCTGGCCAAGAACCCGGCCCAGACCCTGCCCGTGGCCGCCAAGGTCCTGTCCGTGGGCCAGTCCATCCAGGACAAGACGCTGGGCATGATCCCGGCCCGCTGGCTGTCGCGCATCCAATCGCCCGTGGTCAAGCACCACAGCCCGAACATCGACTACCACAACCTCTCGGAAAGACTGCACCTGGAACTGGGCTCGGTCTTCCGGAACCCGGGCGCGGAACGCGACCAGACCGTGCTCTACTTCCCGGGCTGCGGCGCGTCCCTGTTCTCCCGGTCCATCGGCATGGCCTCGGTCTACCTGCTGCTCAAGAGCGGGGTGAACGTGGTCCTGCCCGACCACCACATGTGCTGCGGCTACCCCCTGCTCGCCTCGGGCTGCGAGGAGGCCTACAAGACCAACCGCCACCGCAACCTCCAGGAATTCCTGGACCTGCTGGTCAAGACCGGCAAGGCGGGGCTCAAGGCCACCACCCTGCTCACGGCCTGCGGCACCTGCCGCGAGTCGCTGGAGACCTACGACTTCTCCTCGGAGCTGGCCGACCCGCTCAAGCACCTGGACGTGGTCCAGTTCCTCATGGAGCGGCTGCCCGCCGTGCGCCAGTCCGAACCGGTCCTGTACCACTCGGCCTGCCACATGGAGTGGACCGGCGTGCCCAAGCTCAAGGCCCCGGAGATGTACCGCGCGGCCCTGGCCGAACTGACCGACACGGACGTGGGCCTGTCTCCGGGCTGCTGCGGCGAGTCCGGCCTGGGGGCCATGACCAGCCCGGCCATCTACAACCGGCTGCGCGAGCGCAAGCAGGAACAGCTGCGCGAGGACCTCGGCTTCGACCGGGAGCGCCCCGTGGTGGTCGGCTGCCCGTCGTGCAAGATCGGCATCAAGCGGTCCCTGCTCCAGATGAAGCGGCCCAACCGGGTGCTGCACGCCGT
Proteins encoded:
- a CDS encoding FAD-binding and (Fe-S)-binding domain-containing protein — translated: MAQLGPHISISDEQLITRAFGVVDMEQFQHWPEKVKKLASNLAAELFLVRYNPFIDPELVRTAVDRRLNMSRPMLDREFATILTKGIELFWERHGREMAFRDEIIARLRKFMPEDAIGDEAHSRIESATDATDLRMELPMLVLFPENEAQIQGIVKLANEMRFGVIPRGGGTGATGGAIPAEARCVILSLSRFKDILNIDPEARTMTAQSGVITLNAIQAAAKKGLLFTVDPASKAGSSLGGNISENAGGPFAFEYGTTIDNILSYRMVRPDGSLIEVRRKDHPRHKIYPFDTAVFEILDEKGRLTDTVTLKGDEIRGPGLGKDVSNKYLGGLPGVQKEGTDGIITTATFVCYPTLAHSRVLCLEFFGRSMGNAMLVIKDVVAMRDAIREEGDLVKISALEEFGPKYVQAIEYQTKSTQYEGDPISVIIMQLDSDDKEALDAACQTVLALAQPYDGVDIFAARDEREAELFWEDRHKLSAIARRTSGFKINEDVVIPMEVIPQFSEFLEDLNLVYLAKIYSATLDKAVDLEGVNPDDADVKEARGRIRAILDGEITSRDVSDVEQEAQCRFLFLKLRDTYPKLDREIKALWQELQLKRIVIANHMHAGDGNCHVNLPVNSNDAEMLAAAHEAADTVMSKVLEMGGQVSGEHGIGITKIGFLSDEKIKALAEYRKVVDPNGVFNPGKLTSRTLPSTPFTFSFNRLIQDLDGTALKDKEALMGLLKNIQTCTRCGKCKQVCPMYQPARGLMYHPRNKNIALGALIEGIYYSQIQTGEPAHELMKELRDLMDHCTACGKCQAACPVKIDSAGAALSMRSFLDSKGKSGHPLKQIVLRNLAKNPAQTLPVAAKVLSVGQSIQDKTLGMIPARWLSRIQSPVVKHHSPNIDYHNLSERLHLELGSVFRNPGAERDQTVLYFPGCGASLFSRSIGMASVYLLLKSGVNVVLPDHHMCCGYPLLASGCEEAYKTNRHRNLQEFLDLLVKTGKAGLKATTLLTACGTCRESLETYDFSSELADPLKHLDVVQFLMERLPAVRQSEPVLYHSACHMEWTGVPKLKAPEMYRAALAELTDTDVGLSPGCCGESGLGAMTSPAIYNRLRERKQEQLREDLGFDRERPVVVGCPSCKIGIKRSLLQMKRPNRVLHAVEYLAECVGGPKWEKELRQLLDRVERKGA
- a CDS encoding HAMP domain-containing methyl-accepting chemotaxis protein encodes the protein MLKNLRLGVKLGIGFGIVLVLTAAIAVVSFLGMSSVRDRVDKADDANRLVRFILEGRIQEKNFMLRGDAKNLEAHAAVLKNLFAQAAATSDKFANQANKDQMTATATAVKEYEKAFADYTALEKKKNDNLAGMRESANTALKLAEALRSEQKGQFSALLASGTAPRSDLEAKLAKADDANRIIKLLLDARKNEKEYIVSGNGTYHDANLEDMRNILSLTTDLETRFNDQRNLDQLKRVAEAVTNYRKGFETFYQCVQSQTMAEDAMVKAARTADEVCRQARAEQKQAMLDDMALANLLGMSAAGASLLIGLAAAILLTLSITRPVAKGVRFAEGMADGDFTRMLDVDQKDEIGVLAAALNNMVVKLREVVQTVGEASENIASGSEELSASAESLAQGATEQAAAIEEVSSSMEQMAANIGQNAHNARQTEDLANKAADDARESGESVVKTVEAMNSIAEKISIIEEIARQTNLLALNAAIEAARAGEHGKGFAVVAAEVRKLAERSGVAAAEISELSSSSLAVADKAGRMLRQLVPDIEKTASLVQEITASSNEQNAGATQITQAIGQLDQVIQQNASASEEMASTSEELSAQGQELQSTMAFFNVGDGPTVQIHAAPARPRPLPGATRSARQSPPALDQGTEGFERF